From a single Nitrospirota bacterium genomic region:
- a CDS encoding nucleotidyltransferase family protein, with amino-acid sequence MNREDIIKFISAHKAEFEKKYGIKKIGIFGSYARGEVHEGSDIDIVVEMDNPDLFNLIGIKQTIEEAMGSKVDVVRIRDKMNKFLKQRILKDAIYV; translated from the coding sequence ATGAATAGAGAAGACATAATAAAGTTTATATCAGCGCATAAGGCAGAATTTGAGAAAAAATACGGTATTAAAAAGATTGGTATATTTGGCAGTTACGCCAGGGGTGAGGTACATGAAGGTAGTGACATTGACATTGTAGTTGAAATGGATAACCCTGACCTCTTTAATCTTATAGGCATCAAACAAACTATTGAAGAAGCCATGGGCAGCAAGGTTGATGTTGTAAGGATCAGAGACAAAATGAACAAGTTCTTGAAACAGAGGATCTTAAAAGACGCAATTTATGTATGA
- a CDS encoding DUF86 domain-containing protein, whose product MYDIELVIEVFKNLDWSVDQITKRFQSIECSDDFLKDDIGLEKLDSICMQLINIGEALKQVDKLTDSKLLANYLEIDWKKAKGMRDIITHHYFDIDAETVFAVCKEHIPGMKIVIKKIHDDLVNLKNTENKSP is encoded by the coding sequence ATGTATGACATAGAACTGGTCATTGAGGTTTTTAAAAACTTAGACTGGTCAGTAGATCAGATCACAAAGAGATTTCAGTCTATTGAATGCAGCGACGATTTTTTAAAGGATGACATTGGTCTGGAGAAGCTTGACAGCATTTGTATGCAGCTTATAAACATTGGCGAGGCGTTGAAGCAGGTAGATAAACTGACCGATTCGAAACTCCTTGCAAATTACCTTGAGATAGACTGGAAGAAAGCAAAAGGGATGAGAGACATCATAACACACCATTATTTTGATATTGATGCTGAGACGGTGTTTGCTGTTTGTAAGGAGCATATTCCCGGGATGAAGATAGTGATAAAGAAAATCCATGATGATTTGGTAAATTTAAAAAATACAGAAAATAAATCTCCTTAA
- a CDS encoding glycosyltransferase family 4 protein — MKIAVSTAYFSEWMGGINYITNLYKSVMTYDPSVKFYNYGKVDAEYKDRIQFAGDFASDSSYLFSIRWYTNEVLLKKMHLSVRIKPAYIKKLKGIDVCYQIGDPLMARYIPSIEWIPDFQHIHYPDYFSAEEIKIRDNEFQKIAQHATIVIVSSNNARKDFISLFPEHESKVRVLQFVCDISAEMIEKKDLTVFKRYDIPEKYFYLPNQFWKHKNHKVVFDAVKILLNNNFRVNVVMTGDTNDYRNPGYFKELLKYCDELDVTQDLYFLGQVPFTDVMNLMKCSQAVINPSLFEGWSTTVEETKSMGHPVILSDIDVHKEQSPGSGFYFRKNDPEHLAEIMKAIWLNPVTKIANPAELLADNRKRQEKFGKEFLQCCKDAIKVHQ; from the coding sequence ATGAAAATCGCAGTTTCAACAGCATATTTTTCTGAATGGATGGGCGGCATTAACTATATAACTAATCTGTATAAGTCTGTAATGACTTATGACCCATCCGTGAAGTTTTATAATTATGGAAAAGTTGATGCTGAATACAAAGACAGGATACAATTTGCAGGGGATTTTGCATCAGACTCTTCATATCTGTTTTCTATTCGTTGGTATACCAACGAAGTGCTTCTTAAAAAAATGCATCTCTCTGTAAGAATCAAACCGGCCTATATTAAGAAGCTTAAAGGGATTGACGTCTGTTATCAGATTGGCGATCCATTGATGGCCCGTTATATTCCTTCAATAGAATGGATACCTGACTTTCAGCATATTCATTATCCTGATTATTTTTCAGCAGAAGAAATTAAAATTAGAGATAATGAATTTCAAAAAATAGCTCAGCATGCGACAATTGTAATTGTAAGCAGTAACAATGCCAGAAAAGACTTTATTTCTCTTTTCCCGGAGCATGAGTCAAAGGTAAGGGTACTTCAGTTTGTGTGTGATATTTCTGCAGAAATGATAGAGAAAAAAGATCTTACAGTATTCAAACGATATGATATTCCTGAAAAGTATTTTTATCTTCCTAATCAGTTCTGGAAGCATAAAAATCATAAGGTTGTATTTGATGCAGTAAAGATATTATTGAATAATAATTTTCGCGTTAATGTTGTAATGACAGGCGATACAAATGACTATAGAAATCCGGGTTATTTCAAGGAATTATTGAAGTATTGTGATGAACTTGATGTAACGCAGGATTTATACTTTCTTGGACAGGTGCCCTTTACTGATGTAATGAATCTGATGAAGTGTTCGCAAGCTGTAATCAATCCGTCCTTATTTGAAGGGTGGTCAACAACTGTTGAAGAAACCAAGTCTATGGGGCATCCGGTAATTTTGTCAGATATTGATGTACACAAAGAACAATCTCCGGGATCAGGGTTTTATTTCAGGAAAAATGACCCTGAACATCTTGCTGAAATAATGAAAGCTATATGGCTTAATCCCGTGACTAAAATAGCTAATCCTGCAGAACTGTTGGCTGATAACAGGAAAAGACAGGAGAAGTTTGGTAAGGAATTTTTGCAGTGTTGTAAGGATGCGATAAAGGTGCATCAATAA